One genomic region from Esox lucius isolate fEsoLuc1 chromosome 24, fEsoLuc1.pri, whole genome shotgun sequence encodes:
- the LOC114834059 gene encoding ladderlectin-like has translation MGVIMVFLLLIATFSLGDARPSRCNRGWQKFGSRCFRFEEILRSWTEAERHCQSLGGHLASVHSWKESRFLETLTVDSPLTWIGGNDGGRPELRKDRSWSWTDGSGFNYHEWAQGEPNNYNGVREPCIQMNFGEKHRWNDEVCEKRFASVCSRRR, from the exons ATGGGAGTGATAATGGTTTTCCTGCTTCTCATTGCTACATTTTCTCTGGGAGATGCGA GGCCATCCAGATGTAATCGGGGATGGCAAAAGTTTGGATCCCGCTGCTTCCGTTTTGAAGAGATTCTGAGGTCATGGACTGAGGCAGAG CGTCACTGTCAGTCTCTTGGTGGACACCTGGCCTCAGTACACAGCTGGAAGGAGTCTAGGTTCCTGGAGACGTTGACTGTAGATTCACCTTTGACCTGGATTGGAGGAAATGATGGTGGTCGGCCAGAGTTGAGAAAG GACAGGAGCTGGTCCTGGACTGATGGATCTGGATTTAATTACCATGAATGGGCACAAGGGGAACCCAACAACTATAATGGTGTCAGAGAGCCGTGTATTCAGATGAACTTTGGAG aaaaacatcGCTGGAACGACGAAGTCTGTGAGAAGCGCTTTGCATCGGTCTGCTCCAGACGCCGTTGA
- the LOC114830240 gene encoding ladderlectin-like, whose protein sequence is MGVIMVFLLLIAAFSLGDARPSRCNRGWQKFGSRCFHFEETLRSWTEAERHCQSLGGHLASVHSWKESRFLETLSVGSPLTWIGGNDGGRPELRKDRRWSWTDGSGFNYHEWAQGEPNNYNGVREPCIQMNFGEKHRWNDEVCEKRFASVCSRSH, encoded by the exons ATGGGAGTGATAATGGTTTTCCTGCTTCTCATTGCTGCATTTTCTCTGGGAGATGCGA GGCCATCCAGATGTAATCGGGGATGGCAAAAGTTTGGATCCCGCTGCTTCCATTTTGAAGAGACTCTGAGGTCATGGACTGAGGCAGAG CGTCACTGTCAATCTCTTGGTGGACACCTGGCCTCAGTACACAGCTGGAAGGAGTCTAGGTTCCTGGAGACGTTGTCTGTAGGCTCACCTTTGACCTGGATTGGAGGAAATGATGGTGGTCGGCCAGAGTTGAGAAAG GACAGGCGCTGGTCCTGGACTGATGGATCTGGATTTAATTACCATGAATGGGCACAAGGGGAACCCAACAACTATAATGGTGTCAGAGAGCCGTGTATTCAGATGAACTTTGGAG aaaaacatcGCTGGAACGACGAAGTCTGTGAGAAGCGCTTTGCATCAGTCTGCTCCAGAAGCCATTAA